From bacterium, the proteins below share one genomic window:
- a CDS encoding helix-turn-helix domain-containing protein, whose translation MSEISMDPMVARFLELIKETREKKKMTREQLAAKAKVHKTTIGLLERKRRIPTLQIANQIAKALGLSLSKMVKKAE comes from the coding sequence ATGAGCGAGATTTCGATGGACCCCATGGTCGCCAGGTTTCTGGAATTGATCAAAGAAACCCGGGAAAAGAAGAAAATGACACGTGAACAACTCGCTGCCAAAGCCAAAGTTCATAAAACGACAATTGGGTTGTTGGAAAGAAAACGGAGGATTCCTACCTTGCAGATTGCAAATCAGATAGCCAAAGCATTGGGATTGAGTTTGTCGAAGATGGTGAAAAAAGCTGAGTAA
- a CDS encoding response regulator has translation MPNVLIIDDQWLLLEVLRTALEGEYAVKTARNGEEALAIMDRWKVDLVITDYSMPGMTGIEVIKAVRAMKHKPKVIFYTAVLNRDLEREAKAAGAMWCLSKPFELREMKEKILKALTSND, from the coding sequence ATGCCTAATGTTCTCATCATTGATGATCAATGGCTTCTTTTAGAAGTCCTCCGTACGGCGTTGGAGGGCGAGTATGCCGTGAAAACCGCCCGGAATGGGGAGGAGGCTTTGGCAATTATGGACCGCTGGAAGGTGGATCTGGTGATCACGGATTACTCCATGCCGGGCATGACCGGGATTGAGGTGATTAAGGCGGTCCGGGCTATGAAGCACAAACCCAAGGTGATTTTCTATACAGCAGTACTGAACCGCGATCTGGAGCGGGAAGCCAAGGCGGCTGGGGCGATGTGGTGTTTGTCCAAGCCGTTTGAGCTGCGGGAGATGAAGGAGAAGATATTAAAGGCGCTAACTTCAAATGATTAA
- a CDS encoding ORF6N domain-containing protein yields MTEKELQLSLELIREKIYVIRGQKVMLDKDLAILYGVLTRNLNKAVKRNIDRFPDDFMFQLNKEEMNLMFQTGTSKKNHGGVRKLANVFTEQGIAMLSTVLNSKRAIQVNIQIMRLFVKIRELMSVHKDIYKHLNRLEAKQATSDRRITKIDTIIEEMLKLPVTLKRKNKPIGFRKK; encoded by the coding sequence ATGACTGAAAAAGAATTGCAACTATCTCTGGAATTGATTCGGGAAAAGATCTATGTTATTCGCGGGCAGAAGGTGATGTTGGATAAAGATTTAGCTATTTTATATGGTGTGTTGACGAGGAATTTAAATAAGGCGGTAAAAAGAAATATCGATAGGTTTCCGGATGATTTTATGTTTCAACTCAATAAGGAAGAAATGAACTTGATGTTCCAAACTGGAACTTCAAAAAAAAACCATGGCGGTGTTAGAAAACTTGCGAATGTATTTACGGAACAGGGAATAGCTATGCTCTCTACTGTTTTGAATAGTAAACGTGCCATACAGGTCAATATTCAAATTATGCGATTGTTTGTAAAAATACGAGAATTGATGAGTGTGCATAAGGATATTTACAAACATCTCAACCGCCTGGAAGCAAAACAGGCAACCAGCGACAGGCGTATTACCAAAATAGACACTATTATCGAAGAAATGCTCAAGCTGCCGGTAACCCTGAAGCGGAAGAACAAGCCGATTGGATTCAGGAAAAAATAA